The following is a genomic window from Methanoplanus sp. FWC-SCC4.
TACCGAATGTCTGATCATCTGCTCTATCTTTTCACATTCACATCCAATGCATTTTATTGTCATTTCTGCTCATCTCCTGAAAGAATCTCAATTAATTTCCTTATAGACCTGATGCTGCCATAGGCAATAACATCATTTTCCTTCAATATCTTATCATCGGCAGACGGCCTTAACAGCGTATTTTCCCTGCCTTCGACTGCAATTATTTTTGCACCTGTTACTCTCTCGCACCAGCCGACGGTGGTTTCCTTTTCCCTGTGGTTGTGCTTTAAAATAACCTTTCTGTTCCCGGGAAGGTCCAGGAGGACGGAAACAATACCGTGAAGAACAATCCCGGCTACAATCTGCCCGCTTGTAGTTGGCAGAAGTGCCACATAATCGGCACCTGCACGATATAGTTTTTCAACATTTGAGGCCCTGTTTGCACGGGCAAGGATATGTATGGTCGGATTGAGGTTTCTTGCAAGAAGTGTTGAGAAAATGTTTGCCTCATCACTGTTTACAGCTGCAATGAACACTTCGGCCTCTTCGATGTGTGCCTCGGTTAAGGCTGATTCATCCTCTGCATTTGATGCAATTGCAAAAGGTTCTGATGATTTCGGGTCTATTACATATGAACGGACTCCCGATTCCTTAAGTTCTTTGTAAACAACCTGGCCCAGATCACCGAATCCTGCAATGACAGCAAGTTTTTCCGGATTTTTCGCAGGGCACGTAAGTTCGTTTTTTATAAGCTCTGATATTGCATCCGCTTTTCCCAACAGGAATATGGTGGTTGAACGCTGTATTTTGATGTTTTCCTTCTCTTTTATGTAAAAATTGTCCTTGTCGATTATAAAAACCGGGTCAACACCATAATTTTCAAAAAGATTCAGCTCATTCAGGGTTTTTCCTATGATTTTACAGTCCGGAGTGACCGGGATATAGACAAATTTGAGCTGGTCCTTCCACCTGTCCTTTTTTTTGATCCCGTCCCTTAAAGAAGCCTGATAAATAATGTCCACTTCCGGCGTTAAGGATGCATGCCTTGCGATTATCTTCCCTGTAAAGTCTTTTGGGGAGAATACATGGTCTGCCCCGGCGTATTTCAGGTATCGTGCGTATGAGAGATCGTCTATTATTGAAGTTATCGAGGCTGTGGTTTTTTTCCTGATTCCAAGGATTATGGTTGCAGATTTCCTCTCGTCCTCACAGATTATGACATCCCTTGCCGAATCTGCATAAACTCCTGTCCATGTGTCGTTTTTTTCGTAATCAGCACTTACAACGAATAAATCCCTTTTGTAATTTTTGTAGTATTTTATTGCCGAGAGTGCATTTTTCGGGTTATCGTCCACCAGAATGATTTTAAGGCCGGATACAAGAAGGCTGTCAATCAGAGACTTTGAGATCTCTGTAAAGCCGATAACAAGGACATGACCCTGTATTTTCCTCGGCACTTTTGAAGGTGCCACCGGCTTTAGCATATCCTGAAGATAAGGCTCAAGAACTGCCGGAATTATCATTAGAAATGTGAATACACCGGTGCACATTATGATAATCGTCAGAATGATCGTAAGCTGGTTCTGTACAGGGAAGAACGTCAGCAGGTCATAACCGACCGTTGTCATGGTCTGAAGTACAAAAAGGGCTGATTCGGCCCATGTGAGTCTTGTTCCTTCCAGAACAGGTATTGAATAATAGAGAAGGATTGTGTAAAAGACCACCTGGAATATAAGGAGCTGAAAATAAAACTGGAGTCTGTCTTTTAGGAAATAGTGCCTTAAGTAACTGATCAGTCCCCTTTTGTTCATCCTACAAAATCTCCCTTAGTATCCTGCATACCTGGCATTCGCCGAATACCGGTTCGCCGCAGACCTGGCATACTTTTGTATTTGTATTCTCCTCCTCTTCTCTTTTAGAGAGTTCCTTTTTGAGATTTAAAAGTGCAAATTTTGTTGCAGGGTGCCTGTAACTGTATCCGTTGAGCATCTCCCTGACATCTGCACGAAGGGCGTTATGGGAGTACGGGCATCCCCTTTCCTCATAATTTTCAACATTTAAGAGTGCATATAATGCGACCTCCCTTTCGGGGAGCTCACAAAAAGGCCTTATCCTTGGAATCATCCCTTCTCTAGGGCTCTGATCATGCAAAAGTCTTGCAGCATCCCCCCTCAGGACGTTCATCATTACAGACTGTGCATCGTCATCCAGATTGAAGCCCATTGCAATCTTTGTCGCCCCAAGCTCCCTTGCAAATTTGTTCAGGATCTGTCGTCTTAAGACACCGCAGTACGAGCAGGAATTTCTGTCACCCTTCTTTTCAACGATTTCATCAAGCGTGATTTTAAAGTTATCCTTAAATGATGTGGTATAACATTTTGCACCGTATTTTTCGGCGATTTTTATTACAACAGAAGGGTCTCTGTAACCCTCTATCCCCTCGTCTATTGTGATCCCGAAGATCTCTATGTCCCTTCTTTCGCCGAAGGCTTTTTTAAGAAAATAAAGAACAGCACTGCTGTCTTTTCCGCCGCTCATTGCAACAGCTATTTTGTCATTGCGGGAGAGCCATTTATTCTGTCTTATTGTTTTTTTTGCCCGTGATTCAAAATCCGCAATAAAGTGCTCTTCACAGAGGTGTCTGCCCGAATACTTCTGAAATAATATTGCTTCCCTGTTGCATTTTGAGCATTTCATGTTATGATCTTACTCACTTATATCATCTTTAACAGATAAAATATGTACAGAATTATGCCGGTTTCCGCAGACGATATAAGATCACTCCACAAGTATGAAATACGCATTTTAAAGGGCATTGAGAGGCTGATGAAGAGATATCAGTGGGTTCCCGAGGATAAACTGCGTGAGGCGGCTGACCTTTCCATGTCAGAACTTAATTACCGCCTCGGCCACCTGATGGCCAAGAATATGGTCAAGAGCAGCACTCTGCCTTACCAGGGCTACCAGCTCGTTTTCAACGGTTACGACACCCTTGCGGTAAATGCCCTTGTAAAGAAGGGGACTGTTCAGGCTCTTGGATGTCTTCTGGGTGTCGGGAAAGAGTCTGCTGTTTATGAGGCCCTCGGAGTCGGTGTGGTGGTTCTTAAATTTCATCGTATCGGGCAGCGGTCGTTTCAGTCTGTCAGGCTGAACCGGAATTATCTGCCTGAGTGGAAACACTTTCCCTGGATATTTGCCTCCAATGAATCTGCCACCAGGGAATTTGAGGCGCTAAAAGAGCTTCACAGGGGAGGAGTTTCTGTACCTGTTCCTGTTGGGATCAACAGAAATGTAGTTGCGATGTCCTTTATTGCAGGCGTCAATCTTAATCAGGCTGTTTTGGAAAATCCCGATGAAGTTCTTGACGAAATCCTTGAAAACATGAGGATTGCATATAGCTTAGGTTACATTCACAATGATCTCTCAGAGTTCAATGTCATGGTGGACAACGAGAGGGTGTGGATCATCGACTGGCCGCAGTGGATTGATCCGTCCCACGAAAACGCAGATGAGATCCTGAAACGTGATCTCTACAATATCGTAAATTATTTTTCAAAGAAATACGGAATATCGTTCACTGTGGAGGAGGCCCTTAAAAGGGTGGTCGGTTGAAGGTATTTGGAATAGATATAATCAGGGGATCAGTTCGTTCAAAGTCAAAAAGACCTGTCTTTGCGTTTGTAAAGCGTGAAGGCGGTGAGCAGGTGTATCAAGGAGAGGTTTCCCTCTTCCGTCTGCAAAGGATAGTTTCTTCAGAAAAACCAGATATTCTTGCGGTTGACAGTATTCAGGAGATCTCAAAAAACCAGCAGGAACTTTTTTTGTTTATGCAGTCGCTTCCGCCAAAGACCAGGCTTGTTCAGGTCACTGGCGGTGAGAAGAAGGACACTTTGGGCGTCGTTGCCGCCCGCTACAATCTGAAATTCAAAAACCGTTTTGACCCGTTTGTCGAGGCCCGGACAATTGCACACGTTGCAGAGCTCGGCGCAGGATGTGAGGTGATTGCGTTTGAAAACTCATGCGATATCATTGTCTCAAGGAGCAGGTCCATTGGGAAAGGCGGGTGGAGCCAGAACAGGTATATCCGGAAAATTCACGGGGCAGTACTTAACAGGGGGAGATATGTTGAGGATGCCTTAAAAGAGAGCGGCCTTCGGTTTGAAAAAACCGAAACGAAGGGTTTTGGAGGAATGAGGCGTGTTCATTTCCATGTCTTTGCTGCAAAAGACGACCTCCCGGTCAGCAATGAATCATATTCGGATGTGCAGATAAGAGTAAGTGCAAAGCGTCTTGACAGGATTCAGTACAAACCGCAGAGCGGGAAAAAGAAGAATCTGATTGTAGGAATTGATCCCGGGACAACAGTAGGCGTTGCGGCGGTTGATCTTGAAGGAAACCTTGTACATCTGAAAAGTTCAAGGCAGATGTCTTTGTCAGACTGGATAGAGGAGATATCATCTGTCGGGAAACCTGTTGTTGTGGCTTCTGATGTATCCCGTATGCCTTCATCGGTTGAAAAAATCCGCCGTGCCTTTAAGGCGGCAGCATATACTCCAAGGGAAGACAGAACGCAGGATGAAAAGGCGGCAGTCTGCATATCATCCGGCTATTCCTTTAACAACGATCATGAGAGGGATTCGCTTGCGGCCGCACTTGAGGCTTACAAACTTTTCAAAAACAAATTCAGGAGTATTGAGAGGCGTGTTCCTCCCGGATATGATATGGACACTGTACGTGCCGGGATAATCAGGGGACTTTCAATAGAACAGATTCTCTCTGAAATATCGCCTTTACAATATCCCGAAAAGAAAGGGGAGCCTGTCGCCGCCGGAGAAGTTTTTGAGGAGAAAACTCCTGACGAATCAAAGGTTCTGAATCTGGAGGGGATGGTCAAAAACCTGAGGCTTTATGTATCGGATTTGGAGACAGGGTTGTCAGAGAGGGACCTTGAAATTGAAAGACTAAATAAGCTGCTTAAATCCGAGAGGTCAGAACGGGCGGAAAAGAGGAAAAAATCCCGGGAGATTTCAAAGCTTGAAGCCGGGATGAAGTCCTTAAAGAAGCATCTTCGAAAGGAGGAGAAGAGGAACAAAAAGCTGGTGATGCAGATCTCGCGTCTTAAGAGGTTTGCAGATCTTCAGATGGACGGTGAATTCATCCCGGTCAAAATCATCCCTGCGTTTACAAGAGAGGGGCTAAGGGCTCTTGAAGATGACCTTGGAGTGTCGGAAGGTGACATTTTGTATGTCAGCAGAACGGAAGGATGGGGCAATGCAGTTGTTTCCATTCTTAATGATGCCCGTGTATCTGCAGTGATTGCAGGCAGTTTTGATAAAAAACTTGAATATACATTTAGGGATCTCAAAATACCGATAATATCAGATCGTGAGATCCCTGTAAAGGTGAGGGGGAGAATCGGTACAATTAAAATGAAGGACCTCAAAAAGGCTCTCTCTTTGTGGGAGTCCCGCCAGGAAACATATGAGACGGAGAAGAAGTTTGAGATGATTGAATCTATTGTGAAGGAATACAGAAGTGAAAGACAGGTGGAGGCGAGAAGACGTGGATGACAGGGAGCTTGTGAAAATGATAGGGGGAATAATCGGCACTGATACCGTTGAGGACGACTGCGCAAAAATTCCCTTTGGTGACGATTATATAATTCTCAGCACTGATATGCTTCACGAAACAACGGATTTCCCGACAGGCATGACAGACTGGCAAATCGGCTGGATGTCTGCCGCTGTAACCATATCCGACATTGCTTCAGACGGTGCCGTGCCTCTCGGTCTTTTGTTAGCCGCAGGTCTTGACAGGCCGGAGAGGCTCAAAGGCATAATGCAGGGTGCAAAGGCATGCTGTGATGAATACGGGGCTTCCCTAATCGGGGGTGACGTGGACGCACATTCCGAGCTTACGATTGTAACAACCGGTATCGGAAGGGTTGAAAAGGAAAATTATACGGGCCGGAAGGGTGCCCTGCCCGGAGATCTGGTCTGCATTGTTGGTGATCCCGGCTATGCACAGGCGGCTCTTGACGGTGATGCGAGGTACAGGGATTACCTCCTTATACCAAAGCCATTTGTTTATGAGGGAAGAGAGCTTTCAAAAGCAGGTGTTTCGTCCATGATGGATGTGTCAGACGGCCTTGCACTTTCGCTTTATGATCTTGCCGATTTAAACGGGGTCGGTTTTGAGATTGACTCAGGCAAACTTCCAAAAACTCTTCCGCAGGACTATGTGCTTTACGGCGGAGGGGATTTTGGTCTGCTTTTCACATGTGAGGAGAGTATTCTCCGGTCACTGGAAGTTGGTGCAACCGTTATCGGGCGTGTGATCTCTGATGCAGGAGTCTTTGTTGACGGAAAAACTGTAGAGAGAAGGGGCTATGTCCATAAATGGGATTAAAATTTCAGGGTGTTTTTGTCTCTAATTTTGATTGTTTAATGTTTAAATAAAAGATAATCCAAGGAACTAATATTATAATGCCTCAAAAATATCTTTTTAAGACCCCCCCGGGTGAGGGTCTTTTTGAATGCACAAAAAGTTTTGAGAAATGTTATCTGGAAGATCCCTTTAATACATTTCTGATTGTCCCGACAAAGCGTCTTGCTGAAAAAATAAAATCTGAGCTTTTAAAATCCGGTTCTGCAATTCTTTCAGATTCTGTTTTGGATCCAAAGGATTTTGCAAAAAATCGGATCATGCAGGATTCTGTTCAAAATCCGAGGATAATATCCGATGAAGATGTAAAAATGCTTCTTTCAAATGTTTTGAGGAAGAATAAGAAGAATGTTGAAGCCCTCTCCCTCTCAGGCGATTTTTCTCTGAGGCTTGTCGCTGATCTGCTGACACTTTTTTCAGTGATTGACGAGCGGTGCGTTGATTTCCCAGGGGTTTTGAAGGATGTTTCCAGTTTAAAAACCCGGGCGCTTGGAAGGATATACACGGACTTTTCAGAGATTATGCGTGAAAAGGGGATGGTTTATCCTGCAAATATTTACAAAAAAGCGTCTGAGGCAAAGAACGGGATGGAAGGCAAAAAAATATTCATATTTGGAATATACGAGCCCCTTCCCTCACTCAGGCAGTTTATCTGCTCTCTTTATGAAGACGGGGCGGATATTCATTATTATCTGCCGTATTGCCAAAATGAGCGTGTTTTCGCAGACGACGGCGGATGGCTATCACCTGACTTAGTCAGCTTTATTGCAGACGGGGAGGAGCCCGGACCTTTTTCCTCTCTATTTGGAGAAAGCATAAAAGAAACCGGAAAAAATGAACCCCTTATTTATCAGAACAGATTTTCAAAAGTTGAAAAGGAGTTTGAGGCAATTGCGCAGGAGATATCGGATCTAATAAAATCAGGTGTAAAACCCTCTGAAATCTGTGTTGCGACTCCTGATCCTGCCGGTGCGACAGGTATTGCTGAGGAGATCTTCCCTGATTTTTGCATCCCGTTCTCATCCTCCGCAACAATTTCACTTTCACGTTCACCGCTTGTTCAGGCTGTAATGCTGATAAACGAGGTTATTGTGAGCAATTTTGGAAGAGAAGAGGTCATCGCGATGTTCTCTTCGGATTATCTCTCTCTTTGCAGTGATCCCTCCCTCATTGACTACATTGCAAAAAAAGCAATGATTGAGGACGGACTTTCATACTGGGGCAGAAATATCGAAAGTCTGATTGCAAGAAACATGGCTTCTCTCTCCCTCCCCGACACTCCTGATTACAGGAAGGAAAGGCTGGAAAAGGAGATTGATGACGCCATAATGGTGAGGGATGCCGTTATGCCTGTTTTGTCGGATCTTGACAATCTGATAAGGGACAATACATATGCCGGTCACCTTGAAAATCTCGGGAAACTCTATCAAAAGTGGAATATTCCTAAAATATCTTCTGATTCCGGTGAATTGTCAGAAAGACGGGACTGGCGTGACCTGAGGCTTTTCTCTGAATTCCTTGACAACCTCAGGTCAACTGCCGGAGAATTTGGTGATGGAAGAATAAATTTTATGGAATTTTCTGCATTTCTATCCTCTGCAACAGCCGGGCTAAGAGTTCCTTCTGTCAGGGATGACACGGCTGTCCAGATTGCCGGTATTCAGGGTCTTCAGAATACAAAATACCGTTTTGTCTTTCTTGCAGGGCTCATCGGCGGGAAAATCCCTGAAATTCCTCCCCTTCTGCCATATCTGAATGAAAAGGAGGATCAGGCGGTCTGGCCGGGGAAGAAACGGGAAAAAATCCGTTGGGAGAGGTTCTATTTTATTTCAGCACTGATATCAGCAAAAGAGAGGCTTTACCTGAGCTGTCATGACATGGAGGCGGGAAAGCCCTGCATTCCCTCACAGTTTTTCCAGGCGGCAGCGGATGCATATTCGCCGGATACGTGGGGGGAAAAAGAGCCCTTCGATTCTTACAGATATTCTCTAAAACAACTGGGGCGGTTCCTGGCAGGTCAGGGGGGTGTGCCTGATACAATCCCCGAAAATGCTGATGTGGTCTCTGTTCTCAATCACATAAATATTGAGAATTATTATAGAAGAGGGCTTTACGATACGGCATATGACGGAAATCTCAGTGGAGAGCAGGTAATTTCCAAAGTGCTTGAAGAGCGTTTCAGTGAGGATTACCCGTATTCACCTACATCACTTGAGGTGTATTCAGACTGCCCTTTTCGTTTTTATTTAAAACATGTTCTGGGCCTGACATCCCCTCCCGAAGTTGATTTTACCCTGTCTTCTTCCGACAGAGGTTCTCTGATTCATGAAAGCCTCTCGTCGTTTTATTCAGGGTGGATGCAAAGCCATCGGAATGCCCCGGGAGAACCGGATCGCGAAGAGGCACTGAACTTCGTGATTTCAATCGCCG
Proteins encoded in this region:
- a CDS encoding potassium channel family protein; this translates as MNKRGLISYLRHYFLKDRLQFYFQLLIFQVVFYTILLYYSIPVLEGTRLTWAESALFVLQTMTTVGYDLLTFFPVQNQLTIILTIIIMCTGVFTFLMIIPAVLEPYLQDMLKPVAPSKVPRKIQGHVLVIGFTEISKSLIDSLLVSGLKIILVDDNPKNALSAIKYYKNYKRDLFVVSADYEKNDTWTGVYADSARDVIICEDERKSATIILGIRKKTTASITSIIDDLSYARYLKYAGADHVFSPKDFTGKIIARHASLTPEVDIIYQASLRDGIKKKDRWKDQLKFVYIPVTPDCKIIGKTLNELNLFENYGVDPVFIIDKDNFYIKEKENIKIQRSTTIFLLGKADAISELIKNELTCPAKNPEKLAVIAGFGDLGQVVYKELKESGVRSYVIDPKSSEPFAIASNAEDESALTEAHIEEAEVFIAAVNSDEANIFSTLLARNLNPTIHILARANRASNVEKLYRAGADYVALLPTTSGQIVAGIVLHGIVSVLLDLPGNRKVILKHNHREKETTVGWCERVTGAKIIAVEGRENTLLRPSADDKILKENDVIAYGSIRSIRKLIEILSGDEQK
- a CDS encoding TIGR00269 family protein produces the protein MKCSKCNREAILFQKYSGRHLCEEHFIADFESRAKKTIRQNKWLSRNDKIAVAMSGGKDSSAVLYFLKKAFGERRDIEIFGITIDEGIEGYRDPSVVIKIAEKYGAKCYTTSFKDNFKITLDEIVEKKGDRNSCSYCGVLRRQILNKFARELGATKIAMGFNLDDDAQSVMMNVLRGDAARLLHDQSPREGMIPRIRPFCELPEREVALYALLNVENYEERGCPYSHNALRADVREMLNGYSYRHPATKFALLNLKKELSKREEEENTNTKVCQVCGEPVFGECQVCRILREIL
- a CDS encoding serine/threonine-protein kinase RIO2, giving the protein MPVSADDIRSLHKYEIRILKGIERLMKRYQWVPEDKLREAADLSMSELNYRLGHLMAKNMVKSSTLPYQGYQLVFNGYDTLAVNALVKKGTVQALGCLLGVGKESAVYEALGVGVVVLKFHRIGQRSFQSVRLNRNYLPEWKHFPWIFASNESATREFEALKELHRGGVSVPVPVGINRNVVAMSFIAGVNLNQAVLENPDEVLDEILENMRIAYSLGYIHNDLSEFNVMVDNERVWIIDWPQWIDPSHENADEILKRDLYNIVNYFSKKYGISFTVEEALKRVVG
- a CDS encoding DUF460 domain-containing protein, coding for MKVFGIDIIRGSVRSKSKRPVFAFVKREGGEQVYQGEVSLFRLQRIVSSEKPDILAVDSIQEISKNQQELFLFMQSLPPKTRLVQVTGGEKKDTLGVVAARYNLKFKNRFDPFVEARTIAHVAELGAGCEVIAFENSCDIIVSRSRSIGKGGWSQNRYIRKIHGAVLNRGRYVEDALKESGLRFEKTETKGFGGMRRVHFHVFAAKDDLPVSNESYSDVQIRVSAKRLDRIQYKPQSGKKKNLIVGIDPGTTVGVAAVDLEGNLVHLKSSRQMSLSDWIEEISSVGKPVVVASDVSRMPSSVEKIRRAFKAAAYTPREDRTQDEKAAVCISSGYSFNNDHERDSLAAALEAYKLFKNKFRSIERRVPPGYDMDTVRAGIIRGLSIEQILSEISPLQYPEKKGEPVAAGEVFEEKTPDESKVLNLEGMVKNLRLYVSDLETGLSERDLEIERLNKLLKSERSERAEKRKKSREISKLEAGMKSLKKHLRKEEKRNKKLVMQISRLKRFADLQMDGEFIPVKIIPAFTREGLRALEDDLGVSEGDILYVSRTEGWGNAVVSILNDARVSAVIAGSFDKKLEYTFRDLKIPIISDREIPVKVRGRIGTIKMKDLKKALSLWESRQETYETEKKFEMIESIVKEYRSERQVEARRRG
- the thiL gene encoding thiamine-phosphate kinase, whose protein sequence is MKDRWRREDVDDRELVKMIGGIIGTDTVEDDCAKIPFGDDYIILSTDMLHETTDFPTGMTDWQIGWMSAAVTISDIASDGAVPLGLLLAAGLDRPERLKGIMQGAKACCDEYGASLIGGDVDAHSELTIVTTGIGRVEKENYTGRKGALPGDLVCIVGDPGYAQAALDGDARYRDYLLIPKPFVYEGRELSKAGVSSMMDVSDGLALSLYDLADLNGVGFEIDSGKLPKTLPQDYVLYGGGDFGLLFTCEESILRSLEVGATVIGRVISDAGVFVDGKTVERRGYVHKWD
- a CDS encoding PD-(D/E)XK nuclease family protein, coding for MPQKYLFKTPPGEGLFECTKSFEKCYLEDPFNTFLIVPTKRLAEKIKSELLKSGSAILSDSVLDPKDFAKNRIMQDSVQNPRIISDEDVKMLLSNVLRKNKKNVEALSLSGDFSLRLVADLLTLFSVIDERCVDFPGVLKDVSSLKTRALGRIYTDFSEIMREKGMVYPANIYKKASEAKNGMEGKKIFIFGIYEPLPSLRQFICSLYEDGADIHYYLPYCQNERVFADDGGWLSPDLVSFIADGEEPGPFSSLFGESIKETGKNEPLIYQNRFSKVEKEFEAIAQEISDLIKSGVKPSEICVATPDPAGATGIAEEIFPDFCIPFSSSATISLSRSPLVQAVMLINEVIVSNFGREEVIAMFSSDYLSLCSDPSLIDYIAKKAMIEDGLSYWGRNIESLIARNMASLSLPDTPDYRKERLEKEIDDAIMVRDAVMPVLSDLDNLIRDNTYAGHLENLGKLYQKWNIPKISSDSGELSERRDWRDLRLFSEFLDNLRSTAGEFGDGRINFMEFSAFLSSATAGLRVPSVRDDTAVQIAGIQGLQNTKYRFVFLAGLIGGKIPEIPPLLPYLNEKEDQAVWPGKKREKIRWERFYFISALISAKERLYLSCHDMEAGKPCIPSQFFQAAADAYSPDTWGEKEPFDSYRYSLKQLGRFLAGQGGVPDTIPENADVVSVLNHINIENYYRRGLYDTAYDGNLSGEQVISKVLEERFSEDYPYSPTSLEVYSDCPFRFYLKHVLGLTSPPEVDFTLSSSDRGSLIHESLSSFYSGWMQSHRNAPGEPDREEALNFVISIAEKMIESYGKSGPAWDSMANEILGKTGYGKGILEKFIEEEIILSKTEFVPHLFEEGFGFEGLLSSLSKEPVSLSTSDGRSIKIRGFVDRVDATSDGRFAVIDYKTGNYPKLADIKSGKALQLPLYQKAVEKISGMRGVGGFYYKLSGREVVRRAEIYDAGEDELFSVFGKSRIKDGEFTEIIDSSVDYACNYADSIRRGIFTPADDAGGCSDYCDFKSVCRFSEFRLLEQNEENTECDE